One window of the Arthrobacter sp. D5-1 genome contains the following:
- a CDS encoding phosphatase PAP2 family protein encodes MIRVLLPRQQPGWQLVVPAVLLLCAFMVPGIMILAGQGEPAFNGADTTWQAFTFTLQSPFWDGVNAVLNWAGYAGILVFHVVLALSLLVWQRPMGAVFAATSGITALALTQLAKAVVGRDRPQGAQVLTDTGSYPSGHVSTTTTFLMVLAILVGRWWMTLLAAMGVIAMMVSRTYLSAHWLSDVLGGACLAAGVVLIMWWRFREICVKENELADGRTIWAAKASRRRQAGERAE; translated from the coding sequence ATGATTCGTGTCCTGCTTCCCCGTCAACAGCCCGGGTGGCAATTGGTTGTCCCGGCCGTGCTGCTTCTCTGTGCCTTCATGGTCCCGGGCATCATGATCCTGGCAGGACAGGGCGAGCCTGCGTTCAATGGCGCTGACACTACGTGGCAGGCCTTCACCTTTACCCTGCAGTCACCCTTCTGGGACGGTGTGAACGCGGTGCTCAACTGGGCGGGTTACGCCGGGATCCTGGTGTTCCACGTGGTGCTCGCCCTTTCGCTCCTTGTCTGGCAACGCCCCATGGGGGCAGTTTTTGCCGCGACCTCCGGCATTACCGCTCTGGCCCTCACCCAGCTGGCCAAAGCGGTGGTGGGTCGGGACAGGCCCCAGGGCGCCCAGGTCCTCACGGATACCGGTTCATACCCCTCAGGGCATGTATCGACCACCACCACGTTCCTTATGGTGCTGGCCATCCTCGTGGGCCGCTGGTGGATGACCTTGCTGGCGGCCATGGGTGTCATCGCCATGATGGTCAGCCGCACGTACCTCTCGGCACATTGGCTCAGCGACGTCCTTGGCGGCGCCTGCCTTGCGGCCGGCGTCGTCCTCATTATGTGGTGGCGCTTCAGGGAAATATGCGTCAAAGAGAATGAACTGGCAGATGGCCGGACTATTTGGGCGGCAAAGGCTTCGCGACGCCGGCAAGCAGGAGAGCGAGCAGAATAG